One Natrinema longum genomic window carries:
- a CDS encoding S26 family signal peptidase, producing the protein MSGPNPGEPPGDSGDDDSEQHDRRAEPSHRSPAPEESSRDGPDADRDPVTIEDDGILRWFLNTDDETVMITRDVLSSVAIVAVVGLLLFAVSGIWPPLVAVESPSMTPNMQEGDLIFVVDDDRFGNDAAVEDTGVVTLENGRETGYEKFGKPGDVIIYQPNGDPTQTPVIHRAHFWVEEDENWVETKADEDVIGDATCAEVDTCRPDHAGFVTKGDANSGYDQYGNGISDVVKPEWVTGKAMFRIPWLGHIRLTFDRLFGGTLVPTSPASQPLQGPTPATAGPIPAGPGATGVAGVVGIASAGAVAVMAIGRSRR; encoded by the coding sequence ATGAGCGGTCCTAACCCCGGGGAGCCACCCGGCGATTCCGGTGACGACGATTCCGAGCAGCACGATCGACGTGCCGAGCCTTCGCACCGATCACCTGCGCCCGAGGAATCGTCACGGGACGGGCCCGATGCCGACCGCGACCCGGTCACGATCGAAGACGACGGGATTCTTCGCTGGTTTCTCAACACTGACGACGAGACCGTCATGATAACGCGGGACGTCCTGAGCAGCGTCGCGATCGTCGCGGTCGTCGGGCTCCTCCTGTTTGCCGTGAGCGGGATCTGGCCGCCACTCGTCGCCGTCGAGAGCCCCAGTATGACGCCGAACATGCAGGAGGGCGATCTCATCTTCGTCGTCGACGACGACCGATTCGGCAACGACGCCGCCGTCGAAGACACGGGCGTCGTCACGCTCGAGAACGGCCGGGAAACCGGATACGAGAAGTTCGGCAAGCCCGGTGACGTCATCATCTACCAGCCCAACGGTGATCCGACGCAGACGCCGGTGATCCACCGTGCCCACTTCTGGGTCGAGGAAGACGAAAACTGGGTCGAGACCAAGGCCGACGAGGACGTCATCGGTGACGCGACCTGTGCCGAAGTCGATACCTGTCGCCCGGATCACGCGGGATTCGTCACGAAAGGGGACGCCAACAGCGGGTACGATCAGTACGGGAACGGGATCAGCGACGTCGTCAAACCCGAGTGGGTCACCGGTAAGGCGATGTTCCGGATTCCGTGGCTCGGTCACATCCGCCTGACCTTCGACAGGCTCTTCGGCGGAACGCTCGTCCCGACGTCGCCCGCGAGCCAGCCACTGCAGGGACCGACGCCGGCGACGGCCGGACCGATACCTGCAGGCCCGGGTGCCACAGGGGTCGCCGGTGTCGTCGGAATCGCCAGCGCGGGTGCCGTCGCTGTGATGGCGATCGGTCGGTCTCGTCGCTGA
- a CDS encoding S26 family signal peptidase — translation MERPDDGDRNRDRAESRAPNPDSPPAPSDDADDQGPTAATRTRSPSDEGVTIEDDGVVRWLLETDDRTVSVCRDIAVILALVGAVNMLLFAVSGAWPLLVAVESGSMEPNVQEGDLVFIVDESRFAGENAVEGTGIVPRDIGRQTDHERLGAAGDVIVFIPDGDPTRTPVIHRAHFWVEEGENWVRTKGEFRSQNEVTCAEIVSCPAPHDGFVTKGDANPAYDQLPRSGSDTTVISPEWITGKAMVRIPWLGQIGLGVDSIRVLTGVGSSAILIATGVLALVLLGTAVGDRGP, via the coding sequence ATGGAGAGGCCTGACGACGGCGATCGGAACCGTGACCGAGCCGAATCCCGGGCACCGAACCCGGATTCCCCTCCGGCTCCATCGGACGACGCCGACGATCAGGGACCGACGGCCGCGACTCGCACCCGATCACCCAGCGACGAGGGGGTCACGATCGAGGACGACGGGGTCGTCCGCTGGCTGCTCGAGACCGACGATCGAACAGTCTCCGTCTGCCGGGACATCGCCGTGATTCTCGCGCTCGTCGGGGCCGTCAACATGCTCTTGTTCGCGGTCAGTGGGGCCTGGCCGCTGTTGGTCGCCGTCGAGAGCGGCAGTATGGAACCGAACGTTCAGGAGGGCGATCTGGTTTTCATCGTCGACGAAAGCAGGTTCGCGGGCGAGAACGCCGTCGAGGGGACCGGCATCGTCCCCCGCGACATCGGCCGCCAGACGGATCACGAACGGTTGGGTGCCGCCGGCGACGTCATCGTATTCATACCGGACGGTGATCCGACGCGGACGCCGGTGATCCATCGTGCTCACTTCTGGGTCGAGGAAGGCGAAAACTGGGTGCGGACGAAAGGCGAATTCCGTTCGCAAAACGAGGTGACCTGTGCGGAGATCGTCTCGTGTCCAGCACCCCACGACGGGTTCGTCACGAAAGGCGACGCCAACCCCGCCTACGACCAGCTCCCCCGTTCGGGTTCGGATACCACCGTCATCAGCCCGGAGTGGATCACCGGCAAGGCGATGGTTCGGATCCCGTGGCTGGGCCAGATCGGGCTGGGTGTCGATTCCATCCGCGTCCTGACCGGTGTCGGGTCGTCCGCCATCCTCATCGCGACGGGCGTGCTCGCGCTCGTCCTGCTCGGAACAGCCGTCGGCGATCGCGGCCCGTAG
- a CDS encoding DNA-directed DNA polymerase II small subunit yields the protein MPLEAPARIVSELTSRGYNAEREAVTRLAAADDPTAALERVLETVPEDALVVRTDHVRKALSTAGTDGPAGSESGPDAGSGDESPSADVPPSVSTGTSAALGRESAGRAPVETEGSPTANRSADPAQRSLEIVGDMTGQSTGTGEYSDFVSVFRDRLDRLGAKLRGRVNHRPATAIQDMPGGSEVAMVGLVNDIRSTASGHWLIELEDATGTFPWLVMKDREYVDLVDELLCDEVLAMEGTLADDSGIAFVDSMHFPDVPRTHEPSTADRHVQAALISDIHVGSQEFMADAWNAFADWLHTPEAQHVEYLLLAGDMVEGVGVYPDQDEELDIVDIYEQYEAFSEHLKKIPGDIEVVMIPGNHDAVRLAEPQPGFDEELREIMSAHDPQIVSNPSMVTLEGVSVLMYHGVSLDEVIAELPEAKASYDDPHKAMYHLLKKRHVAPQFGGHTRLAPEEKDYLIIDEVPDIFHTGHVHKLGFGKYHDVLAINSGCWQAQTDFQKSVNIDPDAGFAPIVDLDTLDVTVQKFS from the coding sequence GTGCCACTCGAGGCTCCCGCTCGGATCGTCAGTGAACTCACGAGCCGTGGGTACAACGCGGAACGGGAGGCTGTGACCCGACTCGCGGCAGCCGACGATCCGACCGCGGCCCTCGAGCGCGTCCTCGAGACGGTCCCCGAGGACGCGCTCGTTGTTCGAACCGACCACGTACGGAAGGCCCTCTCGACGGCCGGGACGGACGGTCCGGCTGGCTCCGAATCCGGGCCCGACGCCGGCAGCGGCGACGAATCCCCGTCGGCCGATGTTCCCCCCTCCGTTTCAACTGGAACCAGCGCGGCTTTGGGGCGTGAATCGGCGGGACGGGCTCCAGTCGAAACGGAGGGGTCACCCACCGCGAACCGCTCGGCCGATCCGGCACAGCGATCGCTCGAGATCGTCGGCGATATGACGGGACAGAGCACGGGAACGGGCGAGTACAGCGATTTCGTCTCGGTTTTCCGTGATCGGTTGGATCGACTCGGAGCGAAACTTCGGGGGCGAGTCAACCATCGGCCGGCGACGGCCATTCAGGACATGCCGGGCGGCAGCGAGGTGGCGATGGTCGGGCTGGTCAACGACATCCGATCGACCGCCAGCGGCCACTGGTTGATCGAACTCGAGGACGCAACGGGAACGTTCCCGTGGCTGGTGATGAAGGACCGAGAGTACGTCGACCTCGTCGACGAGTTGCTCTGTGACGAGGTGCTGGCGATGGAGGGGACGCTGGCGGACGATTCGGGGATCGCTTTCGTCGACTCGATGCACTTCCCGGACGTTCCGCGGACCCACGAGCCGTCGACGGCGGATCGTCACGTGCAGGCGGCGCTGATCAGCGACATCCACGTCGGCAGCCAGGAGTTCATGGCCGACGCGTGGAACGCGTTCGCCGACTGGCTCCACACCCCGGAGGCCCAGCACGTCGAGTACCTGCTGCTCGCGGGCGACATGGTCGAGGGCGTCGGCGTCTACCCCGATCAGGACGAGGAACTCGACATCGTCGACATCTACGAGCAATACGAGGCGTTCAGCGAACACCTGAAGAAAATACCCGGCGACATCGAGGTCGTCATGATCCCGGGCAACCACGACGCCGTTCGGCTTGCCGAACCCCAGCCGGGATTCGACGAGGAACTCCGGGAGATCATGTCCGCACACGACCCCCAAATCGTGAGCAACCCCTCGATGGTGACCCTCGAGGGCGTCTCCGTGTTGATGTACCACGGCGTCTCGCTGGACGAGGTCATCGCCGAGTTGCCCGAGGCGAAGGCCAGCTACGACGATCCGCACAAGGCGATGTACCACCTCCTCAAGAAACGCCACGTCGCGCCGCAGTTCGGGGGCCATACCCGGCTGGCACCCGAGGAGAAGGACTACCTCATCATCGACGAGGTCCCCGACATCTTCCATACGGGCCACGTCCACAAACTCGGCTTCGGCAAGTACCACGACGTGCTCGCGATCAACTCCGGTTGCTGGCAGGCCCAGACCGACTTCCAGAAGAGCGTCAACATCGACCCCGACGCCGGCTTCGCCCCGATCGTCGACCTGGACACGCTCGACGTGACCGTCCAGAAGTTCAGCTGA
- a CDS encoding ABC transporter permease, with protein MLSVGFRALFRREILRFVRRPKNTFMPPAITNVLYFAVFGVILGNRIDKIAGFDYILFIVPGLIVLGAISNAFENASFSIFHGRWNEYIHETLTSPLSYVEMVVAYVGASAVRGLVVGVIIAVVGRLFVSIGIKHGLYLVATMVVITSLFAGFGIIGGLIARDFDDLTVMNQFILRPLVFFGAVFYSLETFDYAWQVNLSLLNPMVYMVDSVRYGLLGHSDLIGVGILPAPYTDFAPLVSLGVLTAATVLVLAIDVYLFKIGYGLTD; from the coding sequence ATGCTGTCGGTCGGTTTCCGCGCGCTCTTTCGGCGGGAAATCTTGCGGTTCGTCCGCCGCCCGAAGAACACGTTCATGCCGCCGGCGATCACGAACGTCCTCTACTTCGCCGTCTTCGGCGTGATCCTTGGCAACCGGATCGACAAGATCGCGGGCTTCGATTACATCCTCTTCATCGTGCCCGGCCTCATCGTGCTGGGCGCGATATCCAACGCCTTCGAGAACGCCTCGTTCTCGATCTTCCACGGCAGATGGAACGAGTACATCCACGAGACGCTGACCTCGCCGCTGTCGTACGTCGAGATGGTCGTCGCCTACGTCGGTGCCAGCGCGGTTCGAGGGCTCGTCGTCGGGGTCATCATCGCCGTCGTCGGCCGGCTGTTCGTGTCGATCGGTATCAAGCACGGGCTCTACCTCGTGGCCACGATGGTCGTCATCACGTCGCTGTTCGCCGGCTTCGGCATCATCGGCGGGCTCATCGCCAGGGATTTCGACGACTTGACCGTCATGAACCAGTTCATCCTCCGGCCGCTGGTGTTCTTCGGCGCGGTCTTTTACTCCCTCGAGACGTTCGACTACGCCTGGCAGGTGAACCTCTCCCTGCTGAACCCGATGGTCTACATGGTCGACAGCGTCCGGTACGGATTGCTGGGCCACTCGGACCTGATCGGCGTCGGTATCTTGCCCGCCCCCTATACCGACTTCGCGCCGCTGGTCTCGCTTGGCGTGCTCACCGCGGCGACCGTCCTCGTCCTGGCGATCGACGTCTATCTGTTCAAGATCGGGTACGGACTCACCGACTGA
- a CDS encoding ABC transporter ATP-binding protein, which yields MPPAIETVDLVKEYGDLRALQELSLTVEEGEFFGLLGPNGAGKTTFINTLVGLVRKTGGEARVFGHDVETEYQQARDAIGLAPQEFNVDRFFPIKEVLTHKAGYHGIPEDEAADRADEVLKRVGIYDKRDERFDWLSGGMKRRLLLARALVTDPDLLILDEPTAGVDVQLRHDLWELVTELNEEGTTILLTTHYIEEAERLCDRVAIMNEGRKVTVATPDELKGRGTDTIAVRLASAPATTPALGAYAHETTVSGDRLEVRVDDGGSTAPRLLNDLEASGHEIVDLEITRTSLEEIFVDLTRSEDRTVTRSSAESADGGDDGRDDASAKRKREQEGVA from the coding sequence ATGCCACCGGCCATCGAGACGGTCGATCTCGTCAAGGAGTATGGTGATCTACGCGCTCTCCAGGAGCTATCGCTGACCGTCGAGGAAGGCGAGTTCTTCGGCTTGCTCGGCCCGAACGGCGCGGGCAAGACGACGTTCATCAACACGCTGGTCGGCCTGGTCCGCAAGACCGGCGGCGAGGCGCGGGTCTTCGGCCACGATGTCGAAACCGAGTACCAGCAGGCCCGCGACGCGATCGGGCTCGCACCCCAGGAGTTCAACGTGGATCGGTTCTTCCCGATCAAGGAGGTCCTGACGCACAAGGCCGGTTACCACGGGATCCCCGAGGACGAGGCTGCCGACCGGGCCGACGAGGTCCTCAAGCGCGTCGGGATCTACGACAAGCGCGACGAGCGCTTCGACTGGCTCTCCGGGGGGATGAAACGCCGGCTCCTGCTCGCTCGAGCGCTGGTGACCGACCCGGACCTGCTCATTCTCGACGAGCCGACCGCCGGCGTCGACGTCCAGTTGCGTCACGACCTCTGGGAACTCGTGACCGAACTCAACGAGGAGGGGACGACGATCCTGCTGACGACCCACTACATCGAGGAGGCCGAACGCCTCTGTGATCGCGTCGCGATCATGAACGAGGGACGGAAGGTGACCGTCGCGACCCCGGACGAACTGAAAGGCCGGGGGACCGACACCATCGCCGTCCGCCTCGCGTCTGCTCCCGCTACCACACCCGCTCTCGGCGCGTACGCACACGAAACGACGGTCTCCGGGGATCGCCTCGAGGTTCGCGTCGACGACGGCGGCTCGACCGCGCCGCGACTGCTCAACGACCTCGAGGCCAGCGGTCACGAGATCGTCGACCTCGAGATTACCCGGACCTCGCTCGAGGAGATCTTCGTCGACCTGACGCGGAGCGAGGACCGGACCGTGACCCGGTCGTCGGCCGAGAGCGCGGACGGGGGCGACGACGGCCGTGACGACGCGTCGGCGAAACGCAAGCGCGAACAGGAGGGTGTCGCCTGA
- a CDS encoding site-2 protease family protein, with protein MRSFRIGSLFGIPIKLDLTFLLVLPLFAYLIGSQIEDVAGILNDGLAAGIDTATITSGLMPWFLGLAAAIGLFVGVVLHELGHSLTARRYGFPIDSITLWLFGGIAAFSEMPEDWRQELNIAVAGPIVSVLVGVGSYALFFVTPESLGGVRFVLGYLAVLNVALAVFNMLPAFPMDGGRVLRALLARRRPYAQATQQAASVGKLFAVFMGLFGLLAFNIILIGVAFFVYIAASSEAQQVTMKAAFQDVTVGDIMTTAEDLHTVEPETTVAELIQRMFTERHTGYPVVEGDAFEGERLIGLVTLSDAREVDPVEREAYTVGDVMTTELQTISPDSDAMTAIERMREHDIGRLLVVDSAAHRSADPQRGETLREDDGDLVGLISRTDVMTAFDIVQQSGAIAPSSRPGRAD; from the coding sequence ATGAGGAGTTTCCGGATCGGCTCCCTGTTCGGGATACCGATCAAGTTGGATCTGACCTTCCTGCTGGTGCTCCCGCTGTTCGCGTATCTCATCGGGAGCCAGATCGAAGACGTCGCGGGGATACTGAACGACGGACTGGCTGCGGGGATCGATACCGCCACCATCACCAGCGGCCTGATGCCGTGGTTCCTGGGATTGGCTGCCGCGATCGGGCTGTTCGTCGGCGTCGTCCTCCACGAACTCGGCCACTCGCTGACCGCCCGACGGTACGGGTTTCCGATCGATTCGATCACGCTCTGGCTGTTCGGCGGGATCGCCGCCTTCTCGGAGATGCCCGAGGACTGGCGACAGGAACTCAACATCGCCGTCGCCGGTCCGATCGTCAGCGTTCTGGTCGGTGTCGGCTCCTACGCGCTGTTCTTCGTTACCCCCGAGAGCCTCGGCGGCGTTCGGTTCGTTCTCGGTTACCTCGCCGTTTTGAACGTCGCACTCGCCGTCTTCAATATGCTCCCCGCGTTCCCGATGGACGGCGGACGGGTGCTGCGGGCGTTGCTCGCTCGCCGACGGCCCTACGCACAGGCGACCCAGCAGGCCGCCAGCGTCGGGAAACTGTTCGCGGTCTTCATGGGTCTGTTCGGCCTGCTCGCGTTCAACATCATCCTCATCGGCGTCGCCTTCTTCGTCTACATCGCCGCCTCGAGCGAGGCCCAGCAGGTGACGATGAAGGCGGCCTTCCAGGACGTCACCGTCGGCGACATCATGACGACGGCCGAGGACCTCCACACCGTCGAGCCCGAGACGACGGTCGCGGAACTGATTCAGCGGATGTTCACCGAGCGCCACACCGGGTATCCGGTCGTCGAGGGCGACGCGTTCGAGGGCGAGCGGCTGATCGGACTCGTCACGCTGAGCGACGCCCGCGAGGTCGACCCGGTCGAGCGCGAGGCCTACACCGTCGGGGACGTGATGACGACGGAGTTACAGACGATTTCCCCTGACTCGGACGCGATGACGGCCATCGAGCGGATGCGAGAACACGACATCGGGCGGCTGCTCGTGGTCGATAGCGCGGCTCATCGGTCGGCTGACCCTCAGCGCGGCGAGACGCTGCGAGAAGACGACGGTGATCTCGTGGGACTGATCTCGCGGACCGACGTGATGACCGCCTTCGACATCGTCCAGCAAAGCGGCGCGATCGCTCCCTCGAGTCGGCCGGGACGTGCGGACTGA
- the htpX gene encoding zinc metalloprotease HtpX — protein MNWQADWGLRFRMFVTMFLLFALYIVFAGALTLYLGGGLLMIVVLFGGFSLVQYYFSDTLTLKSMGAKTVSANEYPQLHASIERLSQQADLPKPTVAVVDSSVPNAFATGRNQKNAAVCVTTGLVNTLDQDELDGVLAHELAHVKNRDMMVMTIASFLSTIAFMIVRWGAFFGGGHGRGGGREGGGGGIIVAILVSLVVWIVSYLLIRALSRYREYAADRGAAAITGNPSALASALLKISGRMDKVPKDDMREEAEMNAFFIIPIKSGIVGRLFSTHPPTERRVEQLRDLEREMQSF, from the coding sequence ATGAACTGGCAGGCGGATTGGGGGCTGCGGTTTCGGATGTTCGTAACGATGTTCCTGCTGTTTGCGCTGTACATCGTTTTCGCCGGCGCGCTCACCCTGTATCTCGGCGGCGGTCTGCTCATGATCGTGGTCCTGTTCGGCGGGTTCTCGCTCGTGCAGTACTACTTCAGCGATACGCTGACGCTGAAGAGCATGGGTGCGAAGACGGTCTCGGCCAACGAGTACCCGCAACTCCACGCCTCGATCGAACGGCTCTCCCAGCAGGCCGACCTCCCGAAACCGACGGTCGCGGTCGTCGACTCGAGCGTGCCAAACGCCTTCGCGACCGGCCGCAACCAGAAAAACGCCGCCGTCTGCGTGACGACCGGACTCGTGAACACGCTCGACCAGGACGAACTCGACGGCGTCCTGGCACACGAACTCGCCCACGTCAAAAATCGCGACATGATGGTGATGACGATCGCCTCCTTCCTCTCGACGATCGCGTTCATGATCGTTCGCTGGGGGGCGTTCTTCGGCGGGGGGCACGGTCGTGGCGGCGGCCGCGAGGGCGGTGGCGGCGGTATCATCGTCGCGATCCTCGTCTCGCTGGTGGTCTGGATCGTCAGCTACCTGCTCATTCGGGCGCTCTCCCGGTACCGCGAGTACGCCGCCGACCGCGGGGCTGCCGCCATCACCGGCAACCCCTCCGCGCTCGCCTCCGCGCTACTGAAGATCTCCGGGCGGATGGACAAGGTCCCAAAAGACGACATGCGCGAGGAGGCCGAGATGAACGCCTTCTTCATCATCCCGATCAAGTCCGGCATCGTCGGCCGGCTCTTCTCGACGCATCCGCCGACCGAGCGCCGCGTCGAGCAGCTTCGGGACCTCGAGCGCGAAATGCAATCTTTCTAA
- the pspAB gene encoding PspA-associated protein PspAB, translating into MGLLDGLRAILGSRAEADAGRDADPDDLFGMSTAYLTMQADLGYESLDVGALCFSGVDSTDFRDAVDEVEAILEAGQEETGTDFSVTSDDHGYHWVILADDDPEDLITSMHFAADTFIEHGYGSRLLAAVFAYENRDGEAYWIYSFRRGRFYPFVPRSGRERDSSAEFTLESALDGELEIEREKEYWYPLWPSERGTHPWE; encoded by the coding sequence ATGGGACTACTCGACGGACTCCGCGCGATCCTCGGCTCGCGCGCCGAGGCCGACGCCGGACGCGACGCCGACCCCGACGACCTCTTCGGGATGAGCACCGCCTATCTCACGATGCAGGCCGATCTGGGCTACGAGTCGCTGGACGTCGGTGCGCTCTGTTTCTCCGGCGTCGACTCGACGGACTTCCGGGACGCCGTCGACGAGGTCGAGGCGATCCTCGAGGCCGGACAGGAAGAGACCGGCACCGACTTCTCGGTCACGTCCGACGACCACGGCTATCACTGGGTGATTCTCGCGGACGACGACCCGGAGGACCTGATCACGAGCATGCACTTCGCCGCGGACACCTTCATCGAGCACGGCTACGGCTCGCGGTTGCTCGCGGCCGTCTTCGCCTACGAAAACCGAGACGGGGAAGCCTACTGGATCTACTCCTTCCGGCGCGGACGCTTCTATCCGTTCGTTCCCCGGTCCGGGCGGGAACGGGACTCGAGCGCGGAGTTTACCCTCGAGTCGGCGTTAGACGGCGAACTCGAGATCGAGCGAGAGAAGGAGTACTGGTATCCGCTCTGGCCCAGCGAGCGCGGGACCCATCCCTGGGAGTGA
- a CDS encoding PQQ-binding-like beta-propeller repeat protein, with translation MTEWNQYKGDSHNSGLRRDLEGPVRVGEAWTADLAGAVGSPILDRDTVYVGTTRGNCYALEAETGRRRWTVETAAATDATPILARERLFLGAGDGTVYALDPATGEEQWRAELPGSLESALALSAGRLYAGHSAGLSALEAETGTQLWNHETESAVVGAPAVADGREGEQRRSALDWDQEETFESLEPSQLDADRRPDPEHRWGATQERVFAGTADGTVLALEAETAEECWSAPVGGAVAGGPTIADGRVYVGDDGGTMVALDAGTGESWFTYEIQAGFTTSATVLAAAETTFIGAEDGYLHVTDTTVGRRKLRGWLFSRKGVELDGPIRSCPVVAGDVLCVGDATGSLYGVAVDDPEPLWRFAAEDAIGGTPAIAAERLYVGSDGGRLYCLEWDADEQLH, from the coding sequence GTGACCGAGTGGAATCAGTACAAGGGAGATTCGCACAATTCGGGACTCCGGCGCGATCTCGAGGGACCGGTCCGCGTGGGCGAGGCGTGGACGGCCGACCTTGCCGGTGCGGTGGGGTCGCCGATACTCGATCGCGACACCGTCTACGTCGGCACGACTCGCGGGAACTGCTACGCCCTCGAGGCCGAGACCGGTCGCCGTCGATGGACCGTCGAGACCGCGGCGGCGACCGACGCGACGCCGATCCTCGCCCGCGAGCGACTGTTTCTCGGAGCGGGTGATGGAACCGTCTACGCGCTCGATCCCGCCACCGGCGAGGAGCAGTGGCGCGCCGAGCTACCGGGCTCGCTCGAGTCCGCGCTCGCCCTCTCGGCGGGCCGACTCTACGCCGGACATTCGGCCGGGCTATCCGCGCTCGAGGCCGAAACGGGAACGCAACTGTGGAACCACGAGACCGAATCGGCCGTCGTCGGCGCGCCGGCGGTCGCCGACGGGCGCGAGGGCGAGCAGCGCCGCTCGGCCCTGGATTGGGACCAGGAAGAGACATTCGAGTCGCTGGAGCCGTCCCAACTCGACGCGGACCGACGACCGGATCCCGAGCACCGCTGGGGGGCGACTCAGGAACGCGTGTTCGCCGGAACCGCCGACGGGACGGTGCTGGCGCTCGAGGCCGAAACCGCCGAGGAGTGCTGGTCCGCGCCGGTCGGCGGTGCCGTCGCCGGCGGCCCGACGATCGCCGACGGCCGGGTCTACGTCGGCGACGATGGCGGCACGATGGTCGCGCTGGACGCCGGGACCGGCGAGTCGTGGTTCACCTACGAGATTCAGGCGGGGTTTACCACGTCCGCGACCGTGCTCGCGGCCGCCGAGACGACGTTCATCGGTGCCGAGGACGGCTACCTCCACGTCACCGACACGACCGTCGGTCGACGCAAACTGCGCGGCTGGCTGTTCTCGCGGAAGGGTGTCGAACTCGACGGCCCGATCCGTTCCTGTCCCGTCGTCGCCGGTGACGTGCTCTGTGTCGGCGACGCGACCGGGTCGCTCTACGGCGTCGCCGTCGACGACCCCGAACCGCTCTGGCGGTTCGCGGCCGAGGACGCCATCGGCGGGACGCCCGCGATCGCGGCCGAACGGCTCTACGTCGGCAGCGACGGCGGGCGACTCTACTGCCTCGAGTGGGACGCCGACGAACAACTGCACTGA
- the radA gene encoding DNA repair and recombination protein RadA: MPESDLEELPGVGPATADKLHDAGFDSYQSLAVAAPSELSNTADVGESTAADIVRAARGAADIGGFETGSTVLERRNEIGKLSWHIDEVDDLLGGGIETQSITEVYGEFGAGKSQVTHQMAVNVQLPQEVGGLHGSAIFVDSEDTFRPERIDDMVRGLPDEAIDATLEDREIEGSADDEEAVDALVEDVLEKIHVAKAFNSNHQMLLAEKAKELAGEHEDSEYPVRLLCVDSLTAHFRAEYVGRGELADRQQKLNKHLHDLDKVGNLYNAAVIVTNQVASNPDSYFGDPTQPIGGNILGHKSTFRIYLRKSKGDKRIVRLVDAPNLADGEAVMRVQDEGLKPE; encoded by the coding sequence ATGCCCGAATCAGATCTCGAGGAACTCCCCGGCGTCGGACCGGCAACCGCAGACAAACTCCACGATGCAGGCTTCGACTCCTATCAGAGCCTCGCCGTCGCCGCGCCATCGGAGCTATCGAACACGGCCGACGTCGGCGAGTCGACGGCCGCGGACATCGTTCGCGCCGCCCGGGGCGCTGCCGACATCGGCGGCTTCGAGACCGGCTCGACGGTACTGGAGCGACGAAACGAGATCGGCAAGCTGAGCTGGCACATCGACGAGGTCGACGACCTGCTCGGCGGCGGGATCGAAACGCAGTCGATCACCGAAGTCTACGGCGAGTTCGGTGCCGGCAAGTCCCAGGTCACCCACCAGATGGCCGTCAACGTCCAGCTGCCACAGGAGGTCGGCGGCCTCCACGGCAGCGCCATCTTCGTGGACAGCGAGGATACCTTCCGGCCCGAGCGGATCGACGACATGGTTCGGGGACTGCCCGACGAGGCCATCGACGCGACGCTCGAGGACCGCGAGATCGAGGGGTCGGCCGACGACGAGGAGGCGGTCGATGCACTTGTCGAGGACGTCCTCGAGAAGATTCACGTCGCGAAGGCGTTCAACTCCAACCACCAGATGCTGCTCGCGGAGAAGGCCAAGGAACTCGCGGGCGAACACGAGGATTCGGAGTATCCCGTTCGGCTGCTCTGTGTCGACTCGCTGACCGCACACTTCCGCGCGGAGTACGTCGGCCGCGGCGAACTCGCGGATCGACAGCAGAAACTCAACAAGCACCTCCACGACCTCGACAAAGTCGGAAACCTCTACAACGCCGCTGTCATCGTCACGAATCAGGTCGCCTCGAACCCCGACTCCTACTTCGGCGACCCGACCCAGCCGATCGGTGGCAACATTCTGGGCCACAAGTCGACGTTCCGGATCTATCTGCGCAAGTCCAAAGGCGACAAGCGGATCGTCCGACTGGTCGACGCGCCGAACCTGGCCGACGGCGAGGCCGTCATGCGCGTGCAGGACGAAGGGCTGAAGCCCGAATAG